One genomic window of Bradyrhizobium sp. CCGE-LA001 includes the following:
- a CDS encoding molybdopterin molybdotransferase MoeA, whose product MAQLSDDCFAFGGPMMSVDEAVGLITARVNAIADLETAPLVEADGRVLARDVAAPLPLPPFTNSAVDGYAVRNADLPDSAEHAFPLDGRIQAGGLAQAPIKPGYTARIFTGAPMPPDAETVFMQEDVRIDASGKIVLPSGLKPGANVRPAGEDIPEGHVALRAGQRLLPQHVALAAAFGLTKLDVVRRIRVAVFSTGDELASPGEPRAASQLFDSNRFMLMAMLRRLGCEVGDLGILRDERTSLANGLKQVAGGHDLILTTGGVSTGEEDHVKAAVESIGSLVLWRMAIKPGRPVAMGIIDGTPLIGLPGNPVASFVTFVHVVRPTVLALAGALPEPLLPIPVRAAFTYKKKAGRREYVRVSLRRGEDGALEAIKFPREGAGLLSSLVETAGLVELGEAVTGVEPGQSVGFLSYASLI is encoded by the coding sequence ATGGCGCAACTGTCTGACGATTGCTTTGCCTTCGGCGGCCCGATGATGTCGGTCGACGAGGCCGTTGGCCTCATCACGGCGCGCGTCAACGCGATTGCCGATCTTGAGACGGCGCCGCTGGTCGAGGCGGACGGGCGCGTGCTCGCGCGCGACGTTGCTGCGCCCCTGCCGCTGCCGCCTTTCACCAATTCCGCCGTCGACGGCTACGCCGTGCGCAATGCGGATCTTCCTGATAGCGCGGAGCATGCGTTTCCGCTCGACGGCCGCATTCAGGCCGGCGGCCTTGCACAGGCGCCGATCAAGCCCGGCTACACCGCGCGCATCTTCACGGGCGCGCCGATGCCGCCGGACGCGGAAACCGTCTTCATGCAGGAGGATGTCCGCATCGACGCTTCAGGCAAGATCGTGCTGCCGTCGGGATTAAAGCCGGGCGCCAATGTCCGCCCCGCAGGCGAGGACATTCCCGAAGGGCACGTCGCGTTGCGCGCTGGCCAGCGCCTATTGCCGCAGCACGTTGCGCTCGCCGCAGCGTTCGGCCTGACCAAGCTGGACGTCGTGAGGCGTATTCGCGTTGCGGTGTTCTCGACGGGAGATGAACTCGCCTCCCCCGGTGAGCCGCGCGCGGCGTCACAGCTGTTCGATTCCAACCGCTTCATGCTGATGGCGATGTTGCGCCGGCTCGGCTGCGAGGTCGGCGATCTCGGCATCCTGCGCGACGAACGCACCTCGCTCGCGAACGGCCTGAAGCAGGTTGCCGGTGGTCATGACCTGATCCTCACCACCGGCGGTGTCTCGACCGGCGAGGAGGATCACGTCAAGGCCGCGGTCGAGAGCATCGGCTCGCTGGTGCTGTGGCGGATGGCGATCAAGCCGGGCCGTCCCGTGGCGATGGGCATCATCGACGGCACGCCGCTGATTGGCTTGCCCGGCAATCCCGTCGCGAGCTTCGTCACCTTCGTCCATGTGGTGCGGCCGACGGTGCTGGCGCTGGCGGGCGCCCTACCGGAGCCGCTCTTGCCGATCCCGGTGCGCGCCGCGTTCACCTACAAGAAGAAGGCGGGCCGGCGCGAATACGTCCGCGTTTCCTTGCGGCGCGGGGAGGACGGCGCACTGGAGGCGATCAAGTTCCCGCGCGAGGGCGCGGGGCTCTTGTCGTCGCTGGTCGAGACCGCGGGCCTCGTCGAGCTCGGTGAAGCCGTCACGGGCGTCGAGCCCGGGCAGAGCGTTGGCTTCCTGTCCTACGCCAGCCTGATCTGA
- the mobB gene encoding molybdopterin-guanine dinucleotide biosynthesis protein B — protein MKVIGLAGWSGAGKTTLLTRLIPHFNAQGLRVSVIKHAHHQFDVDVPGKDSWRHREAGAAEVLVASSKRWALMHELRGTAEPRLLELLSKLSAVDLVVVEGFKREPHRKIEVHRAANDKPLLFPDDPGIAGIATDVAVDTRLPTVHLDDIEGAAALMLRAAMPVEEAVAKSAALR, from the coding sequence ATGAAAGTCATCGGCCTTGCAGGCTGGAGCGGGGCGGGCAAGACCACGCTGTTGACGCGGCTGATCCCGCATTTCAACGCGCAAGGCCTGCGCGTCTCCGTTATCAAGCATGCGCATCACCAGTTCGACGTCGACGTGCCAGGCAAGGATTCCTGGCGGCATCGCGAGGCCGGGGCGGCCGAGGTGCTGGTTGCTTCGTCGAAACGCTGGGCCCTGATGCACGAGCTGCGCGGCACCGCGGAGCCACGGCTGCTGGAACTATTGAGCAAGCTGTCCGCGGTCGATCTCGTTGTGGTCGAGGGCTTCAAGCGTGAGCCGCACCGCAAGATCGAGGTGCACCGCGCGGCCAATGACAAGCCGCTGCTGTTCCCCGACGATCCCGGCATTGCCGGCATTGCGACCGACGTCGCAGTTGACACCCGCCTGCCGACCGTCCATCTCGACGATATCGAGGGCGCGGCGGCGCTGATGCTCCGCGCAGCGATGCCGGTTGAGGAAGCGGTGGCAAAAAGCGCCGCGCTGCGCTGA
- the fdhD gene encoding formate dehydrogenase accessory sulfurtransferase FdhD, translated as MMKIDKTPVPLIVPNPDDPRLTQSVTGIDQTGARVEIKVPMERPLTLYLNSQEIVTMMTIGDYPEYLALGYLLNQNMLKYNDVVTEVEYDDDLQVVVVRTEHHTNFEAKLKKRTQTSGCAQGTAFGDLLEAVESVALPKAELRTSWLYQMTQTINTMPSLYLEAGAIHGCVLCKGGAPLCYTEDVGRHNAVDKIAGWMYRHGVDPSDKILYTTGRLTSEMVIKTVRMGIPILVSRSGFTAWGVDLARQVGLTLVGRTRGKRFIALSGDERIVYDQDLAYVEEESAKHKRKGEGGDD; from the coding sequence ATGATGAAGATCGACAAGACCCCGGTGCCCCTGATCGTCCCCAACCCCGACGATCCGCGCCTGACCCAGAGCGTGACCGGGATCGACCAGACCGGCGCCAGGGTCGAGATCAAGGTCCCGATGGAGCGGCCGCTGACGCTCTATCTGAATTCGCAGGAGATCGTCACCATGATGACGATCGGCGACTATCCGGAATATCTGGCGCTCGGCTATCTGCTGAACCAGAACATGCTGAAATATAATGACGTGGTCACCGAGGTCGAATACGACGACGACCTCCAGGTGGTCGTCGTCCGGACCGAACACCACACCAATTTCGAGGCCAAGCTGAAGAAGCGCACGCAGACCTCGGGCTGCGCGCAGGGCACCGCCTTCGGCGACCTCTTGGAGGCGGTCGAGAGCGTCGCGCTGCCGAAGGCGGAGCTGCGCACTTCCTGGCTCTACCAGATGACGCAGACCATCAACACCATGCCCTCGCTTTACCTCGAGGCCGGCGCGATCCATGGCTGCGTGCTGTGCAAGGGGGGCGCTCCGCTCTGCTACACCGAGGATGTCGGCCGCCACAACGCCGTCGACAAGATCGCCGGCTGGATGTACCGCCACGGCGTCGACCCCTCCGACAAGATCCTCTACACCACGGGGCGCCTCACTTCGGAGATGGTGATCAAGACCGTGCGCATGGGCATCCCGATCCTGGTGTCGCGCTCGGGCTTCACCGCCTGGGGCGTCGATCTCGCAAGGCAGGTCGGACTGACGTTGGTCGGGCGCACCCGCGGCAAGCGCTTCATCGCACTCTCGGGCGATGAACGCATCGTCTACGACCAGGACCTCGCTTACGTCGAGGAGGAATCGGCCAAGCACAAGCGCAAGGGTGAAGGTGGTGACGACTAG
- the mobA gene encoding molybdenum cofactor guanylyltransferase MobA, whose translation MVTTSFPATRIPPTLGVLLAGGLARRMGGGDKPMRTIGGRTILERVIARLSPQCSGLILNANGDPARFAAFGLPIVADDVPGFPGPLAGILAALDWTAANRPEIGWVLSAAGDCPFLPRDLVALLHEAREREGAELAVAASGDQSHPVIGLWRVALRDELRHALVVEDLRKIDRWTARYPLATVTWPAEPLDPFFNANTVEDIAEAERLATLDDAS comes from the coding sequence GTGGTGACGACTAGTTTTCCGGCCACGCGCATTCCGCCAACTCTTGGCGTGCTGCTCGCCGGCGGCCTCGCCCGCCGCATGGGCGGCGGCGACAAGCCGATGCGCACGATCGGCGGCCGCACTATCCTGGAGCGCGTGATCGCGCGCCTTTCGCCCCAGTGCAGCGGACTGATCCTCAACGCCAACGGCGATCCCGCGCGCTTCGCCGCATTCGGCCTGCCGATCGTCGCCGACGATGTGCCCGGCTTTCCCGGCCCGCTCGCCGGCATTCTCGCCGCGCTGGACTGGACCGCGGCCAACCGTCCGGAGATCGGATGGGTGCTCAGTGCCGCCGGCGACTGCCCGTTCCTGCCCCGCGATCTCGTCGCCCTCCTGCATGAAGCGCGCGAGCGCGAGGGCGCAGAGCTCGCGGTCGCCGCCTCAGGCGATCAGTCGCATCCGGTGATCGGCCTGTGGCGCGTCGCCTTGCGCGACGAGCTGCGTCACGCCCTGGTCGTCGAGGACCTCCGCAAGATCGACCGCTGGACCGCACGCTATCCGCTTGCGACAGTGACCTGGCCTGCCGAGCCGCTCGATCCGTTCTTCAATGCCAACACGGTCGAAGACATCGCCGAGGCCGAGCGGCTGGCGACGCTGGACGACGCGTCCTAA
- a CDS encoding molybdopterin biosynthesis protein gives MTMIPRSQERSALEQEQFLKILSREEALARFEAALFPRALPTEPRKLADALGAALAEDVTAPIDVPPFDRSNVDGFAVRSADVAAASEGNPVRLALNGETIHCGTAPALQVAVGTATAIATGGPLPRGADAVVMVEHTQPAGSDAIEMRRAISPGQFVSYAGSDIARGEALLRAGTIIGSREIGMLAACGIAGVTVARKPRVAVISTGDELVQPGGVLAPAEIYDTNGAIVAAAVDENGGEAVFLGAIPDDEAKLEAAMRKALADADMLVLSGGTSKGAGDLSHRIIGRLGAPGIIAHGVALKPGKPLCLAVCDGKPVVILPGFPTSAMFTFNDMIVPVLRRMAGLSPRSDAKVNATVPVRIASELGRTEFVMVSLVEGKDGLIAYPSSKGSGAITSFAQADGFLRIDALADQMPAGTAAEVTLFTPHVRVPDLVIVGSHCTGLDLVTAKLAHAGLTVRSIAVGSLGGLAAARRGECDLAPIHLFDDKSETYNTPYLAEGLELVPGWRRMQGIVFRKGDKRFDGLGAKEAVAAALADPACIMVNRNQGAGTRILIDRLLGGARPEGYWNQPRSHNAVAAAVAQHRADWGMTIAPVAHAAGLGFIPLAEEHYDFALVSARKDRPAVRAFLDALGSNEARAALARAGFRPA, from the coding sequence ATGACGATGATTCCGCGATCGCAAGAGCGCAGCGCGCTCGAACAGGAGCAGTTCCTCAAGATCCTGTCGCGCGAGGAGGCGCTGGCGCGCTTCGAGGCTGCGCTGTTTCCGCGGGCGCTTCCGACCGAGCCGCGCAAGCTTGCCGATGCACTCGGTGCGGCGCTCGCCGAAGACGTCACGGCGCCGATCGATGTTCCGCCGTTCGACCGCTCCAATGTCGACGGTTTCGCCGTGCGCTCGGCGGATGTCGCCGCGGCGAGCGAAGGCAACCCGGTTCGCCTGGCGCTGAACGGCGAGACCATCCATTGCGGCACCGCTCCGGCCCTGCAAGTCGCGGTTGGAACCGCAACGGCGATTGCCACCGGCGGTCCGCTGCCGCGCGGCGCCGATGCCGTCGTCATGGTTGAGCACACCCAGCCGGCAGGGTCGGATGCGATCGAGATGCGTCGCGCCATATCTCCGGGGCAATTCGTCTCCTATGCTGGCTCCGATATCGCGCGCGGCGAAGCGCTGCTGCGCGCCGGCACCATCATCGGTTCGCGCGAGATCGGCATGCTGGCCGCCTGCGGCATCGCCGGGGTGACCGTCGCGCGCAAGCCGCGCGTCGCGGTGATCTCGACCGGCGACGAATTGGTGCAGCCCGGCGGGGTGCTCGCGCCCGCCGAGATCTACGACACCAATGGTGCGATCGTCGCGGCGGCGGTCGACGAGAATGGCGGTGAGGCAGTTTTCCTCGGCGCCATCCCCGACGATGAAGCCAAGCTCGAAGCGGCCATGCGCAAGGCGCTGGCCGATGCCGATATGCTGGTGCTGTCGGGTGGCACGTCGAAGGGTGCAGGCGATCTGTCCCACCGCATCATCGGCCGTCTCGGCGCGCCCGGCATCATCGCGCATGGCGTTGCGCTGAAGCCCGGCAAGCCGCTGTGTCTTGCAGTGTGCGACGGCAAGCCGGTGGTGATCCTGCCGGGCTTCCCGACCTCGGCGATGTTCACCTTTAACGACATGATCGTGCCGGTGCTGCGCAGGATGGCCGGACTGTCGCCGCGCTCCGATGCCAAGGTCAACGCAACCGTGCCGGTCCGCATCGCGTCCGAGCTCGGCCGCACCGAATTCGTCATGGTCTCGCTGGTCGAGGGCAAGGACGGCCTGATCGCCTATCCCTCCAGCAAGGGCTCCGGCGCGATCACCTCGTTCGCGCAGGCCGACGGCTTCCTGCGCATCGACGCGCTCGCCGACCAGATGCCGGCGGGGACCGCAGCCGAGGTGACCTTGTTCACGCCGCATGTGCGCGTGCCCGATCTCGTCATCGTCGGCAGCCATTGCACCGGCCTCGATCTGGTCACCGCGAAGCTCGCGCATGCTGGCCTCACCGTGCGCTCGATCGCGGTCGGCAGCCTCGGTGGGCTTGCGGCGGCTCGGCGCGGCGAATGCGATCTCGCGCCGATCCATTTGTTCGACGACAAAAGCGAGACCTACAACACGCCCTATCTCGCCGAAGGTCTCGAACTCGTTCCGGGCTGGCGGCGGATGCAGGGCATCGTGTTCCGCAAAGGCGACAAGCGTTTCGATGGTCTCGGTGCGAAGGAGGCCGTTGCGGCGGCGCTTGCCGATCCCGCCTGCATCATGGTCAACCGCAACCAGGGCGCCGGCACCCGCATCCTGATCGATCGGCTGCTCGGAGGCGCGCGCCCGGAGGGCTATTGGAACCAGCCGCGCTCGCACAATGCGGTGGCGGCGGCCGTCGCCCAGCATCGCGCGGATTGGGGCATGACGATTGCGCCGGTCGCCCATGCGGCCGGCCTCGGTTTCATTCCGCTCGCTGAAGAGCACTATGACTTCGCGTTGGTGAGCGCGCGCAAGGACCGGCCGGCCGTGAGGGCGTTTCTCGACGCACTCGGCTCGAATGAGGCGCGCGCGGCGCTCGCGCGGGCGGGCTTCCGGCCCGCGTAG
- a CDS encoding molybdopterin-binding protein, with amino-acid sequence MTQRLPPSLTPLDTALAAMLRGVDPVAAAELPLTEAIGCIAAGTPLLAACPPRDVAAADGWALSANDLVGASAYAPLPLAMAPAWVDIGDAMPEGCDCVLDAGAVELSGPLAQVLAEAVPGQGVRRAGSDVAAHTPAAAEGYPVGTADVLIARVAGLETLGVRRPRLRIVIVPGAAASAQMIADISRAAGLDVKMHEAGARDEASIADALDASSCDVLLTIGGSGVGRRDAAVTALARRGQVLAHGLALQPGRTAAVARLGRVPVVALPGSPDHALAAWLALVPPLIDRLSARQPCQQVTLPLARKIASSVGIAELALLSREHDAWMPLAVGEWPLQALARADAWLLVPASHEGYAAGTPVGAYLMRE; translated from the coding sequence ATGACCCAGCGCCTGCCGCCCTCGCTCACGCCGCTCGACACCGCGCTCGCCGCGATGTTGCGCGGCGTTGATCCCGTCGCGGCCGCGGAATTGCCGCTGACCGAAGCCATCGGTTGCATCGCGGCGGGCACGCCGCTGCTTGCGGCTTGTCCGCCTCGCGACGTCGCCGCCGCTGACGGCTGGGCGCTGTCCGCCAATGATCTCGTCGGTGCGTCCGCTTACGCGCCGCTGCCGCTCGCGATGGCCCCTGCATGGGTCGATATCGGTGACGCGATGCCGGAAGGATGCGACTGCGTGCTCGATGCCGGTGCTGTCGAGCTGTCGGGTCCGCTGGCCCAGGTGCTGGCAGAGGCCGTGCCGGGGCAGGGCGTCAGGCGTGCCGGCAGCGATGTTGCTGCGCACACGCCTGCCGCAGCCGAGGGGTACCCGGTCGGTACGGCTGATGTTCTGATCGCGCGCGTCGCGGGCCTTGAGACACTCGGCGTAAGGCGGCCGCGGCTGCGCATCGTCATTGTGCCCGGTGCAGCGGCATCGGCGCAGATGATCGCCGACATCTCGCGCGCAGCCGGACTGGATGTGAAGATGCATGAGGCCGGCGCACGCGATGAAGCGTCGATTGCCGATGCGCTCGATGCCTCCTCCTGCGATGTCCTGCTGACGATCGGCGGCAGCGGCGTCGGCCGCCGCGACGCAGCCGTCACGGCACTGGCCCGGCGTGGCCAAGTGCTCGCTCATGGCCTTGCGCTCCAGCCCGGACGCACCGCCGCGGTCGCGCGGCTCGGACGGGTGCCCGTGGTCGCCTTGCCCGGCTCGCCCGATCATGCGCTTGCGGCCTGGCTCGCGCTCGTGCCTCCACTCATCGATCGGCTGTCCGCACGGCAGCCGTGCCAGCAGGTGACCCTGCCGCTCGCGCGAAAGATCGCATCCAGTGTCGGCATCGCCGAACTGGCCCTGCTGTCCCGGGAACATGATGCGTGGATGCCGCTTGCCGTGGGTGAATGGCCGCTCCAGGCACTTGCCCGGGCCGATGCATGGCTGCTCGTCCCCGCCAGCCACGAGGGGTATGCGGCTGGCACGCCGGTCGGTGCTTATCTGATGCGGGAATGA
- a CDS encoding substrate-binding domain-containing protein: MALRRLAVAFALLCGLAASVTASSAEDRGIVLVTTTATQESGLLDYLLPTFRAKTGIDVTVIARRADEVLDGARRGEVDVVLMHARPQEEKFVADGFGVKRLDVMYNDYVLIGPKSDPAGVKGKDIATALKTIEGKGAPFVTRGDRSGTHAAELALWIVAGIDIASAKGAWYRVAGTGMTSALDAARAANAYVLSDRGSWISFRERGDLDIVVEGDRRLLNQYGVMLVNPEKFPNVKKDLAQTFIDWLTSPEGQTAIADYKLDGQQLFFPNSDRSGG; the protein is encoded by the coding sequence ATGGCCCTCCGCCGCCTCGCCGTTGCATTCGCGCTTCTCTGCGGCCTCGCCGCGAGCGTTACGGCGTCGTCCGCGGAGGACCGCGGCATCGTCCTCGTGACGACGACAGCGACGCAGGAGTCCGGCCTGCTCGACTATCTGCTCCCGACCTTCCGCGCCAAGACCGGCATCGATGTGACGGTGATCGCGCGGCGCGCCGACGAGGTGCTCGACGGCGCGCGCAGGGGCGAGGTCGACGTCGTGCTGATGCATGCGCGACCGCAGGAGGAGAAATTCGTCGCCGACGGCTTTGGCGTGAAGCGCCTCGACGTGATGTACAACGACTATGTGCTGATCGGCCCGAAGAGCGATCCTGCGGGCGTGAAGGGCAAGGACATCGCGACCGCGCTGAAGACGATCGAAGGCAAGGGTGCGCCGTTCGTGACGCGCGGTGACCGCTCGGGCACCCATGCCGCCGAGCTCGCGCTCTGGATCGTCGCCGGCATCGACATCGCGAGCGCCAAGGGCGCCTGGTATCGCGTGGCCGGGACCGGCATGACGTCGGCCCTCGACGCCGCGCGCGCGGCGAACGCCTATGTGTTGTCGGACCGCGGCAGCTGGATCTCGTTCAGGGAGCGCGGCGATCTCGATATCGTCGTCGAAGGCGACAGGCGGCTGCTCAACCAGTATGGCGTGATGCTGGTGAACCCCGAAAAGTTTCCGAACGTGAAGAAGGATCTCGCGCAGACCTTCATCGACTGGCTGACCTCGCCGGAAGGGCAGACGGCGATCGCCGACTACAAGCTCGACGGCCAGCAATTGTTCTTCCCCAATTCGGACCGGTCGGGCGGCTGA
- a CDS encoding helix-turn-helix transcriptional regulator — MEFLTTSEAADYLRLGERKLYELVTTGAIPCTKVTGKWLFPRHELDLWVLSGLARPAGMLIAEPPPVVGGSQDELLDWSLRESGSGLGSMSEGSARGLERLQRNEVMAAAVHFHALDAEGSLAGDTSIEALRAAPDLHDAVLVAFVRREQGLVLPPGNPKHLHSLSDVIALGARMAMRQQGTGAQMLLDVLLKRAGASTRDLRRVETPALTGPDLAELVRAGQADCGIATRAAARSAGLDFVPLVWENFDLAMRQRSYFRPAMQALLRLLGDRRLRQRAEGLTGYDPSPAGQIRFAA, encoded by the coding sequence ATGGAATTCCTGACGACCAGCGAAGCCGCCGACTATCTTCGGCTCGGCGAACGCAAGCTCTACGAACTCGTCACCACCGGCGCGATCCCCTGCACCAAGGTGACCGGGAAGTGGCTCTTCCCGCGGCACGAGCTCGATCTCTGGGTGTTGTCGGGCCTGGCACGTCCGGCCGGCATGCTGATCGCCGAGCCGCCGCCGGTCGTCGGCGGCAGCCAGGACGAGCTTCTGGATTGGAGCCTGCGCGAATCCGGCTCGGGCCTGGGATCGATGAGCGAGGGCAGCGCGCGCGGGCTCGAGCGCCTGCAGCGCAACGAGGTGATGGCGGCGGCGGTGCACTTCCATGCCCTGGACGCCGAAGGCAGTCTCGCCGGCGATACCAGCATCGAAGCGCTGCGGGCAGCGCCCGATTTGCATGATGCGGTGCTGGTCGCATTCGTGCGCCGCGAGCAGGGCCTAGTGCTGCCGCCAGGCAATCCCAAGCACCTGCACAGCCTGTCTGACGTGATCGCGCTCGGCGCCAGGATGGCGATGCGACAACAAGGCACAGGCGCGCAGATGCTGCTCGACGTGCTGCTCAAGCGCGCGGGCGCCTCGACACGGGATCTGCGCCGCGTGGAGACGCCGGCTCTCACCGGCCCGGACCTCGCCGAACTGGTCCGTGCCGGCCAGGCCGATTGCGGCATCGCGACGCGCGCGGCGGCGCGCTCCGCCGGGCTCGATTTCGTACCGCTGGTCTGGGAGAATTTCGACCTTGCGATGCGGCAGCGCAGCTATTTCCGCCCCGCCATGCAGGCCCTGCTCCGGCTGCTCGGCGACAGGCGGCTGCGCCAGCGCGCGGAGGGACTGACCGGCTACGACCCCTCCCCGGCCGGGCAGATCCGCTTCGCGGCCTGA
- a CDS encoding ABC transporter substrate-binding protein: MNPIRFGVPVAAALAAALLSGAASAQLSDDVVKIGVLTDMNGPASAPTGQGSVTAAQMAIDDFGGKVLGKPISIVIGDHQLKADIGGTIARRWYDVDQVDLIVDVPVSAVGLAVQNVANEKKRLFITHSTGTADFHGKFCSPYAIQWVFDTRALAVGTADAVVKRGGDSWFFITDDYAFGHSLERDASAVVTANGGKVLGSVRPPLATPDLSSFVLQAQASKAKIIGIAAGPPNNMNEIKTGSEFGVFKGGQQMAALLALITDIHGLGLQAAQGLLLTTSFYWDMDDKTREWSKRYFAKMNKMPSMWQAGVYSSVMHYLNAIKETGTDDPLKVAAKMREKPIEDFFSRNGKLREDNLMVHDLWLVQVKTPEESKYPWDYYKILTTISGDKAFGPPDPACPLVKK, from the coding sequence GTGAACCCAATCAGATTTGGAGTGCCGGTCGCGGCCGCCTTGGCGGCGGCCCTGCTGTCCGGTGCGGCGTCGGCGCAGCTGTCCGACGACGTCGTCAAGATCGGCGTGCTCACCGACATGAACGGTCCGGCCTCGGCGCCGACCGGCCAGGGCTCGGTGACGGCGGCGCAGATGGCGATCGACGATTTCGGCGGCAAGGTGCTCGGCAAGCCGATCAGCATCGTGATCGGCGATCACCAGCTCAAGGCCGACATCGGCGGCACCATCGCGCGGCGCTGGTACGACGTCGACCAGGTCGATTTGATCGTCGACGTGCCGGTCTCCGCCGTCGGGCTCGCGGTGCAGAACGTCGCCAACGAGAAGAAGCGGCTGTTCATCACGCACTCCACCGGCACCGCGGACTTCCACGGCAAGTTCTGCTCGCCTTACGCAATTCAATGGGTGTTCGACACCCGCGCGCTCGCGGTCGGCACCGCGGATGCCGTGGTCAAGCGCGGCGGCGATAGCTGGTTCTTCATCACCGACGACTACGCCTTCGGCCATTCGCTGGAGCGCGATGCGTCCGCCGTGGTCACCGCCAATGGCGGCAAGGTGCTGGGCTCGGTGCGGCCGCCGCTGGCGACGCCGGACCTCTCCTCCTTCGTGCTGCAGGCGCAGGCCTCCAAGGCCAAGATCATCGGCATTGCCGCCGGTCCCCCCAACAACATGAACGAGATCAAGACCGGCTCGGAGTTCGGCGTGTTCAAGGGCGGCCAGCAGATGGCGGCGCTGCTGGCGCTGATCACCGACATCCACGGCCTCGGTCTGCAGGCCGCCCAAGGCCTGCTCCTGACCACATCGTTCTATTGGGACATGGACGACAAGACGCGCGAATGGTCGAAGCGCTATTTCGCCAAGATGAACAAGATGCCGTCGATGTGGCAGGCCGGCGTCTATTCCAGCGTGATGCACTATCTCAACGCCATCAAGGAGACCGGCACCGACGATCCGCTCAAGGTCGCCGCCAAGATGCGCGAGAAGCCGATCGAGGATTTCTTCTCCCGCAACGGCAAGCTGCGCGAGGACAATCTGATGGTGCACGACCTCTGGCTGGTGCAGGTGAAGACGCCGGAGGAGAGCAAATATCCGTGGGACTATTACAAGATCCTCACGACCATCTCCGGCGACAAGGCGTTCGGCCCGCCGGACCCGGCGTGTCCGCTGGTGAAGAAGTGA
- a CDS encoding TAXI family TRAP transporter solute-binding subunit: protein MRFAILVLAAVLLAGPAAAQTGGNAIPTTTISLGTATPGGGFPLYGNAFAEVMNAADPQLSIAPRNTKGSNENIPLLEKGELDLALVAGEPAYEAFAGIGRAPVRLKILTAIYSNPGMFVVRADSPYKTIRDLVGQPVAFGAKGSGLPILARYVLDGLGLKQDEDFKAVYLDRAGDGPAMVEDGRVAALWGAGIGWPGFAAVASSPSGARFIAPDVEEMTRIRAKHAFLKPLLVPANSYPTQTAPIASLGSWSFVLTREDLPDDIAYRLAKTLHGVEATFCKKLPQACETTASNTVAAAPRPELIHPGVMKYFREIGVVK, encoded by the coding sequence ATGAGATTCGCGATACTCGTTCTCGCAGCCGTGCTGCTCGCCGGCCCCGCCGCTGCTCAAACCGGAGGCAACGCCATTCCGACCACGACAATCAGTTTGGGCACTGCCACGCCCGGCGGCGGCTTTCCGCTCTACGGCAACGCCTTCGCCGAGGTGATGAACGCGGCCGATCCGCAATTGTCCATCGCGCCCCGCAACACCAAGGGCAGCAACGAGAACATCCCGCTCTTGGAGAAGGGCGAGCTCGATCTCGCGCTGGTCGCGGGCGAGCCGGCCTATGAAGCCTTCGCCGGCATCGGCCGCGCGCCCGTGCGGCTGAAGATCCTCACCGCGATCTATTCCAACCCCGGCATGTTCGTGGTGCGCGCGGACAGTCCCTACAAGACCATCCGCGATCTCGTCGGCCAGCCGGTTGCGTTCGGAGCGAAAGGCTCGGGCCTGCCGATCCTGGCGCGCTACGTGCTGGATGGCCTCGGGCTCAAGCAGGACGAGGACTTCAAAGCGGTCTATCTCGACCGCGCCGGCGACGGCCCCGCCATGGTCGAGGACGGCCGCGTCGCCGCGCTGTGGGGCGCCGGCATCGGCTGGCCCGGCTTTGCCGCGGTCGCCTCGAGCCCATCAGGCGCGCGCTTCATCGCGCCTGATGTCGAAGAGATGACGCGCATCCGCGCCAAGCACGCGTTCCTCAAGCCGCTGCTGGTGCCGGCGAACAGCTATCCCACCCAGACCGCGCCGATCGCCTCGCTCGGCTCTTGGAGCTTTGTCCTCACCCGCGAGGATCTGCCCGACGACATCGCCTATCGCCTCGCCAAGACGCTGCACGGTGTCGAAGCGACGTTCTGCAAGAAGCTCCCGCAGGCCTGCGAGACGACCGCGTCGAACACCGTCGCGGCCGCGCCGAGGCCAGAGCTGATCCATCCGGGCGTGATGAAGTATTTCCGCGAGATCGGCGTGGTGAAATAG